The DNA window CCGCCGGGAAGAACTTGATCGTGGTGAGGCCGAGCTCGGCCAGTGTCATCATCTCGCTGACCGTGCCGGCACCGGGCAGGAAGGGCAGCCCGGAGTCGACCGCGGCCCGGGCGAGCCCCACGGTCGCGCCCGGGCTGACTAGGAACCGTGCGCCTGCCGCGACGGCCTCGTCCACCTGGTCGGCCGTGAGCACGGTGCCGGCGCCCACCACCATCTCGGGCACCTCGGCGGCCACCGCCCGCAGCGCGGGAAGCGCGGCCGGCGTCCGGAGGGTGATCTCCATGGTCCGGACGCCGCCGCGCAGCAGGGCCCGCGCCAGGGTTGCGGCGTCGTCGGCGCGGTGCAGCACGACGACCGGGATGATCGGTCCGAGGCGGGCCAGTGCAGATGCGGTGAGGGACTCCGATTGCATCATCGCGTCAAAAGACGATCGGCTGCGCAGCGATGCCGTGCTCGCGACAGTGGTCCTCGTACCGCTTCAGCTTCGTCTCCGCCGTCTCTACGTACGCGACGTCGCCGCTCTCCGTCACGTACTCGATCGGTCCGTGGATGGCGAACAGGGTCAACATTGCCTCCTCGTCGGTCACGTCGGCGACCAGCGTGTGGACGTCGCCCGGCGGTTCGTAGACGTACGAGCCAGGCTCGGCCTGCCAGTCATGCTCCTCGTAGTGCCAACGGCCTTGGATGACCCAGCCCTCCACCTCCGAAAGGTGGCGGTGCCGGCTGACCACCCCGCTGCGGGCAACCTTGAGCAGGTTGACCCAACTTCCTGTGTGCGGGGAGATCCGCAGCGGCTTGAACCAGACGTTGGCGGAGCCCTGCGGGATCCAGGGCAGATCCGCTGCCCGGACCAGCGCGTCCGCGACGGGGTGAAGGTTTCCCATGACTCTCCTTGAGGTGCGATGGAATGCGGCTGCCGGTACCTTGCAGGGCATGACGGGCGGTCCGGCCGATGCGGATCAGTCGTCGACGGTCAGGCCCGTCGGTTGGAAGCTTCCGGGCCGCTCAGTGCACGTGGTCGTGGCCGTGCGCGCGGCTGTGGCTGTCGCCGTGCACGTGGGCCTGGCCGTGGTGGCCGTGGTGGCCGTCCTCGCTGTGGCTGTGTCCGACGTTGAAGTCGACCACCCGGCTGCTCGCCGTGCCGATCACGGCCGCCTCGGTGGTGAGCAGCATCCCGGTCACCGAGGCGGCGTTGCGCAGGGCGCAGAGCGTCACGTTGACCGGGTCGGCGACGCCCTCGGCCAGCAGGTCGAGATACCTGCCGGTGCGTGCGTCGTACCCGACGTGCTCCGGCAGTTCGGCGACGTGCTCGGCGACCGCCGGCCCGTCCGCGCCGCCGTTCGCCGCGATCCATCGCAGCGGCTCGGCGAGCGCGCGCCGGACCATGCCCACCCCCGTTCGCTCATCGCCGCTTGCCGGCAGGTTGTCCAGTGCCGCCCGTGCCTTTACCAACGCGGTCCCGCCTCCGGCGACGACACCGCCGCGGGCTGCCGCGCGGGTGGCAGACACGGCCTCGTCCACCCGCTGCTTGCGTTCACGCCGCTCGAGCTCGGTGTGCCCGCCGACGCGGAGCACGCAGACCCCGCCGGCCAGCCGGGCTATCCGCATGCGGTGCCGTTCCCGTTCCCAATCGGAGGTAGCTACGGCGAGTTCGGTGCGGATCTGGGCGATGTGCCGGTGCACTGCGGCCACGTCCCCGGCGCCGCCGATGATGGTGGTGTCCTCGCGGGTGACGACGATGCGGCGGGCTCGGCCGAGCACCTCCAAGCCGACCTGGTCGAGCCGCAGGCCGGCCTCCGGCGTGATCATTTCGCCGCCGGTCAGTGCCGCCACGTCCCGCAGGATCGACTTGCGGCTGTTGCCGAGCTCGGGCGCCTTGACTGCGACGCTGCGGAACGAGCCCTCCACGTTGTTGAGCAGCAGGGTGGCCAGGGCATCGTTGACCACATCGTCGGCGACCACGAGCAGGGACCGCCCGGTCGCCACTACCCGCTCCAGCAGCGGCAAGAACTCCGCCAGCGTGTCGATCCGGCCGTAGTGCAGCAGGACGTAGGGGTCATCGAGGACCGCCGTCAACCGCTGCGGATTGGTGACCATGTACGGGCTCAGGTAGCCGGTGGGCAGCCGCAACCCGTCGAGAAGATCCAGCTCGGTGCGGGCCGCCTCCGACTCCTCGACGGTGACCACCCCGTCCGGCCCGGCCTTTTCGAGCGCGGTGGCGACCAACTCGCCGATCTCCCGGTCTTGAGCCGCGTTGGTTGCGACCGCGGCGAGGTCGGCGTATCCGGCCACGGGCCGGGCGCTGCGCCGCAGATGCCCGCTGGCCGAGTCCACCGCGGCGTCCATGCCGCGCCGGACGGCGACCGGGGAGGCGCCTGCGGCGATCGCCCGTAACCCGTGCCGGGTCATCGCCTGGACGAGCACGATCGCGGTCGTGGTGCCGTCGCCGGCCTCGGTCTTCGTGGCGCCGGTGACCTCTCGTGCCAGGCGCGCGCCCAGGTCGGCGTAAGGATCGCCGAGGGTGAGTTCCGCGGCGACGCTGGCGCCATCGGTGGTGATGCTCGGCGGTCCGCCCGGTCTGCCGAGCACGACGGTGCGGCCCCGGGGACCGAGCGTCACCTTGACGGCGTCGGCCAGCGCGTCGATGCCTGCTTGGAGGCGACGCCGGGCGGGCTCATCAAACAGGATCTCGGGCATGGGCGCGCGTCCTTCCGGCCGTGGGCGGTGGGAAGGGGAGCCGACGCGCAGGCCGGCTCCCCTTACGAGGGCGGCGTCAGTTGGGGATCTGCGCCTTGAGGTATGCGGCCATCGAGGTCAGCGAGGTGCGCGCTTCCGCATCCTCGATGCCCTGGGCGACGCCGGCGAACCGGTCGATCGCCGCCTCGCTCTGCTCGGCCAGC is part of the Micromonospora cremea genome and encodes:
- the eda gene encoding bifunctional 4-hydroxy-2-oxoglutarate aldolase/2-dehydro-3-deoxy-phosphogluconate aldolase encodes the protein MMQSESLTASALARLGPIIPVVVLHRADDAATLARALLRGGVRTMEITLRTPAALPALRAVAAEVPEMVVGAGTVLTADQVDEAVAAGARFLVSPGATVGLARAAVDSGLPFLPGAGTVSEMMTLAELGLTTIKFFPAAASGGRAYLASVAQPLPHLTFCPTGGITATTAPDWLALPNVACVGGSWLTSATAVRTRDGEAVTALAREAVALQPTPGAPAG
- a CDS encoding 2,4'-dihydroxyacetophenone dioxygenase family protein, with protein sequence MGNLHPVADALVRAADLPWIPQGSANVWFKPLRISPHTGSWVNLLKVARSGVVSRHRHLSEVEGWVIQGRWHYEEHDWQAEPGSYVYEPPGDVHTLVADVTDEEAMLTLFAIHGPIEYVTESGDVAYVETAETKLKRYEDHCREHGIAAQPIVF
- the groL gene encoding chaperonin GroEL (60 kDa chaperone family; promotes refolding of misfolded polypeptides especially under stressful conditions; forms two stacked rings of heptamers to form a barrel-shaped 14mer; ends can be capped by GroES; misfolded proteins enter the barrel where they are refolded when GroES binds); its protein translation is MPEILFDEPARRRLQAGIDALADAVKVTLGPRGRTVVLGRPGGPPSITTDGASVAAELTLGDPYADLGARLAREVTGATKTEAGDGTTTAIVLVQAMTRHGLRAIAAGASPVAVRRGMDAAVDSASGHLRRSARPVAGYADLAAVATNAAQDREIGELVATALEKAGPDGVVTVEESEAARTELDLLDGLRLPTGYLSPYMVTNPQRLTAVLDDPYVLLHYGRIDTLAEFLPLLERVVATGRSLLVVADDVVNDALATLLLNNVEGSFRSVAVKAPELGNSRKSILRDVAALTGGEMITPEAGLRLDQVGLEVLGRARRIVVTREDTTIIGGAGDVAAVHRHIAQIRTELAVATSDWERERHRMRIARLAGGVCVLRVGGHTELERRERKQRVDEAVSATRAAARGGVVAGGGTALVKARAALDNLPASGDERTGVGMVRRALAEPLRWIAANGGADGPAVAEHVAELPEHVGYDARTGRYLDLLAEGVADPVNVTLCALRNAASVTGMLLTTEAAVIGTASSRVVDFNVGHSHSEDGHHGHHGQAHVHGDSHSRAHGHDHVH